A window of the Myripristis murdjan chromosome 15, fMyrMur1.1, whole genome shotgun sequence genome harbors these coding sequences:
- the tmem72 gene encoding transmembrane protein 72: protein MGNSERVLWIVVECTCRILGISTATVLCAVGVETLQQGEFHSLAIYLLVSSVGIMLFELAYFVDALLLMCLPCPPDWQVFLLWGKMARLGGFQKFLYYSIMSVVCFLHPVLVWHAIIPGTMLLVTAFFNFILSKKAKAESPKGPQDSYNDQGLTTVCVTERGGSGNNFSFFHMMGSRRGTGLALTSRDRCLGLGERGETIQAMLELEQTAAPKETERQRRRWKDRRQVCLTGRQGPVEREMEEFERYCEPEPETSSDTAPMITD, encoded by the exons ATGGGAAACTCAGAGAGAGTATTGTGGATTGTAGTGGAGTGCACCTGCAGGATCCTTGGTATCTCCACAGCCACAG TGTTGTGCGCTGTGGGAGTGGAGACACTACAACAGGGAGAATTCCACAGCCTGGCCATCTACCTGCT AGTGTCATCTGTTGGGATAATGCTGTTTGAGCTGGCTTATTTTGTGGATGCCCTTCTGTTAATGTGTCTGCC CTGCCCTCCAGACTGGCAGGTGTTTCTGTTGTGGGGGAAGATGGCTCGCCTTGGAGGCTTCCAGAAATTCCTCTACTACTCCATAATGTCTGTGGTTTGCTTTCTGCACCCTGTGCTGGTGTGGCATGCCATTATCCCAG GGACCATGCTTCTGGTGACAGCCTTTTTCAACTTCATACTAAGCAAAAAAGCCAAGGCAGAGTCTCCCAAAGGACCGCAGGACAGCTACAATGACCAAGGCCTGACCacggtgtgtgtgacagagagaggaggctcaGGAAACAACTTCTCCTTCTTCCACATGATGGGAAGCAGGAGAGGAACAGGCCTCGCTCTCACATCCAGGGACCGCTGCCTCGGCctgggtgagagaggagagaccaTCCAAGCCatgctggagctggagcagaCAGCGGCaccaaaagagacagagaggcagaggaggaggtggaaagaCAGGAGGCAGGTATGCCTCACAGGTAGGCAGGgccctgtggagagagagatggaggaattTGAGAGGTACTGTGAGCCGGAGCCAGAGACCAGCTCCGATACTGCACCTATGATTACTGACTGA